ATCAACATGGAAGGCGAGATATCCACTATCCCGGCGGAAAAGCTGAAATTTCACAGGCATTCCTGCGGGCTGCCGCAAAACCACATAATCCTTTCCGTTACCTTGCGGGGCGCGCACAGGACCGACGAGGAGATACGCCAGAAGGTGCGGGAGAGCCTCGACAGGCGGATGGCGGTTCAGCCGGTCCGCGAGAGGAGCACGGGGATGATCTTCGTGGACCCCGAAGGCGGAGGTTCCGCCGGGGCGCTCATCGACCAGTGCAACCTGAAGGGGATACGGGTGGGCGACGCGGAGATATCCAACATCAGCGCCAACTACATAGTAAACCTCGGAGAGGCGACGACCAGCAACGTAATCGCCCTGGTCGGGCTGATTCAGGAGCGCATCTACGTAAAGCACAAGCTTCACCTCAAAACCTTCATCGAGATAATCGGCAGCCGTCAGCAGGAGATGCTGCGGATAAAGAAATAGGCAAAGGAGAAGAAGGTGGCAAAAATTGCCGTTTTGAAGGGCGGAATGAGCGCCGAGCGGGACATAAGCCTCGTTACGGGGGCTTCCGTCGCCAAGGCCCTTCGCGCCTCGGGCCACGACGTCATCGAGATCGACGTCGGAGCCGATCTCCCGGCGCAGCTTGAAAAAGCCTCTCCGCGCTCGGTCTTCATCGCCCTCCACGGCAGGTGGGGCGAGGACGGCACGGTGCAGGGGCTTCTGGAGATAATGGGGATTCCCTACACCGGCTCGGGGGTGACCGCAAGCGCCCTTGCAATGGACAAGGTTCTCAGCAAGGTCGTCTTCACCGCCTACGGCGTGCCCACGCCGGAGTTTCAGGTGCTCGGCCCAAGCGAGGGCGCGAAGGATGTCAGACTCCCGGCTCCTCTGGTCGCCAAGCCCCCTAGGGAGGGCTCCACCATCGGCATCGCCATAGCGAAATGCGAAGAGGAGATAGCCGGAGCGGTGCACACCGCGAGAGCCCACTCCAAGACGGTGCTCATCGAGAAATTCATAAGGGGCCGCGAGCTGACCGTCGCGGTGCTGGACGGGAAACCTCTGCCCATAGTGGAGATAACTCCCGAGAGCGGCTTTTACGACTACGAATCGAAGTACACCCCCGGCAGAACCCGCTACACCTGCCCCGCGAAGCTCGACGCCGAGACCGCCGGAAAGGTTTCCGAGGCGGGAAGAAGGGCTTACGAGGTCCTCGGCTGCTCCGGCGCGGCGAGGGTGGATGTCCTTCTGGACAACAACGACAATCCCTGGGTGCTGGAGGTCAACACCATACCGGGCATGACTCCGACGAGCCTTCTGCCCAAGGCCGCCGCGGCGGCGGGAATAGATTTCGAGACTCTCGTGAACAAGATTGTAAAAGAGGCTTCTTTAAAGGCATGAAGATTCCGAAGGAGAGCCGGCAATTCGGCGGGGCGATGTGGGCGGCCACCACGATGGCGGTGGCGCTTGCGCTCTTCTTCGGGGTTCGCATAGCCATTGAGCTTAGCCCCTTCGTGGTCGAGAAGATCGAGGTCAGGGGGAACACCCAGACGCCCGCCGAGGAGGTGGTCTCGGCTTCCGGCCTCATGAGGGGTGAGAGCCTTTTTCAGAAAAAGCTCGCCCGGATAAAGGAAGACGTAGAGAAATTGCCCTGGGTTCATTCGTCGAAGATATCCCGGAGGCTTCCGGGCTCGGTGGTCATAGAGGTCGAGGAGTCGAAGCCCTCTTTCCTGATACGGCTGAGCGAGCGCCTCTACTACTTTTCCCTCGACGGGAAGGTTATCGACGCCCCGCTGAAGGCCGGAATCGATTTTCCGGTTATCACCGGACTCGACTGGGAGGAGCTGGAAGGCGACTCCGAGAGGCGGGAGCAGGTTCTGGAGCTTCTGAAATACGCCGACCCCGCTTCCCTCGGGGGAAGGATAGAGGAGATACACTGCCACAGCCCGGAAAAATTCGTCATTTACGGGAATTTCCCGCTGTGCACGAAGATCGTGGTCGGAGCGGGGGATTTCGCCGAGAAATTCAAGGATTTCGCACGGTTGAAAAGAAAGCTGGACAAGCGCGGACAGTACGCCAAAAGCGCGGATTTGACGCTCGACGACAGGATTATCGCAAGGCTTGACACAATGGATGATGAGCGAGGAACCAGATGAAATCCCGCGTGAGGACACTTGTCGGGCTTGACATAGGCACCACGAAGATCTGCGCCGTCGTGGCTGAGGACACGCCCGACGGCCTCCAGATAATCGGCTACGGCACCCACCCCGCCAGCGGCCTGCGCAAGGGCGTGGTGGTAAACATAGAGTCTACCGTCCAGTCCATCAAAAAAGCGGTGGAAGAGGCGGAATTGATGTCGGGCCGCAAGATAAAGCAGGTCAGCGCGGGGATCGCCGGGGGCCACATACAGGCTTTCAACAGCCACGGCGTAATAGCGCTGAAAGATCAGGAGGTCACTCCGGCGGAGGTGAAGAGGGTAATCGACGCAGCCAAGGCGGTGGCAATTCCGATGGACAGGGAGGTCCTTCACATCATTCCGCAGGAGTTCATCATCGACGATCAGGACGGCATCGTCGACCCCGTCGGGATGTGCGGGGTGCGCCTCGAAGTCCACGTTCATATAGTCACCGGGGCGGTGGCTGCGGCCCAGAACATAGTGAAGTGCTGCAACCGGGCGGACCTTGAGGTGGCGGACATTGTCCTGGAGCCTCTCGCCAGCGCGGAGGCGGTGCTCACTCCCGACGAGAAGGAGCTGGGCGTCGTCGTCGTGGACATGGGCGGCGGGACTACCGACGTGGTGGTCATCGGGCAGGGCTCGGTGAAGCACACCTCGGTGCTCACCCTCGGCGGCAACCACGTTACCAGCGACATCGCGATGGGGCTTCGCACCCCCTCCGCCGAGGCGGAGAAGATAAAGAGGAAGCACGCCTGCGCCCTAGTCAGCAAGGTGGGCAAGGACGAGACGATAGAGGTTCCGGGGGTCGGCGGAAGAAGGCCCCGGATACTGAACCGAAGGATTCTGGCGGAGATA
The sequence above is a segment of the bacterium genome. Coding sequences within it:
- a CDS encoding D-alanine--D-alanine ligase, which translates into the protein MSAERDISLVTGASVAKALRASGHDVIEIDVGADLPAQLEKASPRSVFIALHGRWGEDGTVQGLLEIMGIPYTGSGVTASALAMDKVLSKVVFTAYGVPTPEFQVLGPSEGAKDVRLPAPLVAKPPREGSTIGIAIAKCEEEIAGAVHTARAHSKTVLIEKFIRGRELTVAVLDGKPLPIVEITPESGFYDYESKYTPGRTRYTCPAKLDAETAGKVSEAGRRAYEVLGCSGAARVDVLLDNNDNPWVLEVNTIPGMTPTSLLPKAAAAAGIDFETLVNKIVKEASLKA
- a CDS encoding FtsQ-type POTRA domain-containing protein translates to MKIPKESRQFGGAMWAATTMAVALALFFGVRIAIELSPFVVEKIEVRGNTQTPAEEVVSASGLMRGESLFQKKLARIKEDVEKLPWVHSSKISRRLPGSVVIEVEESKPSFLIRLSERLYYFSLDGKVIDAPLKAGIDFPVITGLDWEELEGDSERREQVLELLKYADPASLGGRIEEIHCHSPEKFVIYGNFPLCTKIVVGAGDFAEKFKDFARLKRKLDKRGQYAKSADLTLDDRIIARLDTMDDERGTR
- the ftsA gene encoding cell division protein FtsA, with amino-acid sequence MKSRVRTLVGLDIGTTKICAVVAEDTPDGLQIIGYGTHPASGLRKGVVVNIESTVQSIKKAVEEAELMSGRKIKQVSAGIAGGHIQAFNSHGVIALKDQEVTPAEVKRVIDAAKAVAIPMDREVLHIIPQEFIIDDQDGIVDPVGMCGVRLEVHVHIVTGAVAAAQNIVKCCNRADLEVADIVLEPLASAEAVLTPDEKELGVVVVDMGGGTTDVVVIGQGSVKHTSVLTLGGNHVTSDIAMGLRTPSAEAEKIKRKHACALVSKVGKDETIEVPGVGGRRPRILNRRILAEIVEPRVEEIFSLIRQDLQNRGIEDMVVSGVVLCGGGSLLDGTVELAEQVFGLPVRRGEPRDILGLVDQLKDPAYATGVGLVRHAWLKRDEQGAALDESDEKLFSRITQKMKGWFQQFFFGEE